The Micropterus dolomieu isolate WLL.071019.BEF.003 ecotype Adirondacks linkage group LG14, ASM2129224v1, whole genome shotgun sequence DNA segment ATCCTTTAGTTTAAAGTTTTTGCATATTTATACCCACAGCTGAGTTCCTCAGTTGTACATTAGGCTTGACTTCTTGTAACTGTAACCCTGCTGTAACACTGTCAAACAGGTGGCTCGGAGTGCGTATTGAGTTTATTGGGAACTGCATCGtgttgtttgctgctctgtttGCTGTGACTGGAAAGGAGAGTCTGAACCCCGGCCTTGTGGGTCTGTCAGTGTCCTACGCTTTACAGGTATGGTGCAATGTATCTACTGTAAAATGATCAATCTGTAGCGTTTAACTGTGTATAAAAGATATGACGTAAATCAGCAGCTGAGCTTAGTTTTGTTTATAAGTCCTAGCATAGATAGTAAGTTATGTCAATATATTTTTAGATAAGTGTGTGTTACCAGTAATtacttatattttaaaatgcttagGATTGAGTCAGTTATACCCACGTTCTTCTTTATGttgacattaaaaataaattataatttaataacttagtgtttttcactttgctgcagtaatcatattttttaatattagcAATGGGTAACGTCACTATGGCTAATGTAACATGGGTCACTCATTCATTATGACCAACTCGCAGAGAACTAGCACACAGTTCTTCAGTTTAACTCAGTATAAGGAGTCTTTTAGCCTCTCTTTCAGTAGCTCATTGTAGCAGCTGCAAACTCCACTCTCCTAAACCTCATTTCTTACAGCAAGCAGCTTTGATAAACACATTGTGCACTACAAGCCCACcaccaaacaacagacaaacttagttactagctggtgaacattgtgCAGttaaagaaccagatatttttcATAGGAGACCAAAAAGAAGTAAAAGGAGACTAACATTCGCCATGTctccagaaacatgactccaaatgaatgcaatTGTAGCTATTCACAATATCAACTTTGTCACTGTTTTATGCCATTTTATAGATCAAACCACTAGTCAAGAAAATAATCGTTGAAAATGGTcattgaaaataattgttagtttcaGCCCTAACCTACTGAACCCTAACAGGTAGCATATGCTCAGGGTGAAATGGCTATAAAATACATTGGTTATTCTTAACCAACCTCCACAGCCTTGTTACAGATGAACTCATATACCCCTTCATGGACGCCACCCAACATGTTCCAAGTGTGTTCATTTGATCAGCAGAAAAATTACTAGATTTTATTTAACACCATTAATTATAAAAGTGGACATTGTTATGAAACTATTTTTTTCATACAATTGAATTGTTACCATTTTTCTGGTCAGGCTTGTATTTGTACTACTACACAGTAGAATGACAGAAGTTTTAACCATATtcataatgtttattttttcaaattagtTAAGCTACTCCACAGTCTTTCCACATATCTCCAGGCAACAGCAGAAGTACCTACTGAAGATCACTGAAATACATTACATCGCTTTGAAAAACCTTTTAAACAACACTCTAATATTGTTTTTGTAGGTGACTATGTCTCTGAACTGGATGGTGCGGATGTCTTCAGATCTGGAGAGCAACATAGTAGCAGTGGAGAGAGTGAAGGAGTACTCTGAGACCAAGCCAGaggtgcgtgcgtgcgtgcgtgcgtgcatgcgtgtgtgagATAGCTGAAGTTGGACGGTGCATTCATTTGCTATCAAAAGTAAAATAGCGTTGGCTTTGTGCTGCAGTTAAAAAGTAGGAATTTACCCACATTCCACAAAACTGTGCTGCTGCCAAGACATGTTCTCAAACAACACAGGACCTATAAACCATAACTAGATCCAGAAATGGTACCTGGTGCCAACAAGGCCCCCTCTGTTGCCAAAGACAAACAGGGCATTGTACTGTACACAGTGTACTTTTTCAGTAGCCATTGCAGTATGTGCCCCTTCTATAGCTGGTATAGCTGTTAGTGAAATCCTTTATTTGAAGCATCCAGTGTCTCCCAGaggtgaaataaatgtttggCAGCTCTGAGTGTTTTTAGAGTGATAAACAAATCAGTTCTGCTGAAAGCCAAGCGAGCTAATGACTTGTTCAGAAAGTTTTCCTAGTCAGAAATGCTGCGTTTGTGTTCACAGGCCCCCTGGGAGGTGGAGGACAAGAAGCCCCCACCCGAATGGCCCATGGAGGGGAACGTGGAGTTCCGCGACTACAGCGTTCGGTACAGAGAGGGACTGGACCTCGTCCTAAAGAAACTCTCACTGAGCGTCAAAGGAGGAGAGAAGGTGGGGAGAGTGCGATGAGGCCATCCACAAGTAATAATGGATCAAGAGGGTGGCTTCACTAATCACAGCTCTGTATGTACAGATTGGTATCGTTGGTCGCACAGGGGCCGGCAAGTCCTCCATGACGCTCTGCCTCTTCCGATTGCTGGAAGCTGCAGCAGGAGAGATCACCATTGATGAGGTGAAGATATCTGAGATCGGCCTGCACGACCTGAGGTCCCAACTCACCATCATACCACAGGTAcacaacacattcacacacagattcCTCACAAGACGAGGGATAGAAAAAGCCTTTGACAGATATCAAATTCTGAAGGCCAATTGCTTTTGACCTGGAGCTTCTGATAGCAATATTTTGTGCTGTTAATCTTTATCACAGTATtatcacatactgtatttcttgGCAGGGTTAAAGCAGCGTTTCTGAAATAGCATTCAGGCAGCAGTTGTCTATTTCTCTCAGACTCGAGCAAATGAAATATGAATGGAAAATTTTACTGCTGACATATTtcagttaaatataaaatgtaaatgttttttttatcagcagCTTATATCCCCATAATATATTGTTTCTGCTTTTAAAGgatttgtttgatgttttggttaatttgtctttttctgcTACAGGAGCCTGTGCTGTTCTCAGGCACGCTGAGGATGAACCTGGACCCCTTTGAGAGGTACAGTGATGATGAGCTGTGGAAAGCTCTGGAACATTCTCACCTCCACAGGTTTGTCAGCAACCAGCCGGCAAAACTGGACCTGGAGTGTTCAGAGGGTGGAGAGAACCTCAGGTAGGCTCACAGGAAAAAGACCCAGTAAAGCAGCGTTTGAGTGAATAGTTGTCGTCGGTAGAGTAGTCTACTCTGCTTCATGTATTGCGTGCTGTTGGATCTACAGTGTTGGCCAGAGGCAGCTGGTGTGTTTGGCTCGTGCTCTCCTGAGGAAGACGAGGATCCTCATCCTGGATGAAGCTACAGCTGCGATCGACCTGGAGACAGATGATCTCATCCAGTCCACCATTCGGACTCAGTTTGAAGACTGCACCGTCTTTACCATCGCTCACAGACTCAACACAATCCTGGATTACACAAGGTTCAATATATATCTATTAATACTTGCTTTAAAGGAAACATCCAAATTCATGGCCCTGCCAATGATGCATTGAATTTAATGAAATGCAACATGGTAGTATGAAGGTGGAATTTCCCTTCAAATGCATCGATCTACATGCATTTAGCCATTATAGCATTGTTATGAAAACTATGCAGACTGTAAATGAATCATTCTCTTGTCTCTGTTCTTGCAGAGTGCTGGTGTTGGACAAGGGACAGGTAGCAGAGTTTGACACTCCTTCAAACCTCTTATCAAAGAGAGGAATATTCTACGGCATGGCCAAAGATGCAGGACTGACACAGTAGAACCGCCTTTTGTCCCAATGTTACAAACCAGGGTTGAGGATCAGCTCAGCTCAGTCGGAATTTCAAACCTGGCAGTGGAACTGAAGAGTACCTCTTTTTCAGGGCACTTACTGCTGGTTTTCAATTAAGCATGAACTCCTTTGCACACTTAGATCAATTAGCAGTTGCAAACAGTTGTGTTTGTCTGAACCCACATCAGGCTATTTACGTACTCTTCTGTGATTGTTTTAAGTTTCTGGCAATGACTGAATTGTTCTGGGTTGCAATCAATGGCCCTTTGGGATCAAAAGAGGAAAAATACAAGCCATATGTGTAACTTCTAGTTGATTCAAGTGTGCTCTTTAGTGCCTTCTGCCAGTGGGATGAAGAAAGCCAGTGAATGTATAATTTTCTAATCGGCTATCTGCTGCTcaacaaacatcaacaacaaaggaggaacttttttattttattttttctacaaAGAAAAATACTGTGCCACTGTACTTTCCTCAttagaaaaaaacatacacttTTGTGATAAACCCACCTATTTTTGTACTGTATCATTATTTAAGCTACTTTTTAAAGAATTGTCTCATGTAGGGAAGTTTGCAGTTAAATATGTGATTCTTTTGTGAACCAAATCTATAAAAACTTGAATTCTGTACCAccaaaatatgaaatgtaataatgcctttattaaaaaaaggaagACCAATCCATGTGTGCTGTCTTGAAATTAGCCATTGTAAGAAGTAATAGATTTGTTAATGCCATGATTTTACATGGACAGTTTAGTAGTCACTAGAAGTAACTTGCAGTCTGTGAAAAGAGTTGTATTAGGTCTTCAGGGTTGTAGACCCCTGGGTGTAGAGACTAAACATTCTTAACAGAAAGTCTTTTTTACGAAGTCGGGGGCAAGACATTTAGGCTGACTTTACGTGATGTCGGTAGAATGAGAAGAACATATTTGGAGCAGAACTGAATCTAGATTCAAACAGCGGTGGAAGAAGTGTTCAGAGCCTTGAACTAGAAGTAGTAATATcccactaaaaataaaatataaaaagtccATCATTCAAAGTGAAAGCACTTAACTAGTATGTAAATGTACTTGTAAAAGTAGTCATCCAAAAGATGGTTTATTTGAAGGTGTATTTTTCTTCCAAACCTCATTTTCgtaaaacaagtgaaaatatTGGCTGTTGCAGTAAAAACAAGGGAATGCTAGAATtttgaaacattacattttagaaaattCATTGGCATTTAAAAAAGGTTGGAATATTCTTACAGCACTTGCAAATTTGgtcactaaaaaaaaaactaaataagacATAAGGGACCTAGGTGATGACTGAAATTGCTCAGTAAACCGATTCTGTGCACTGAAAAATGCATCGTATTATACAAACTGTTCATATGTTTGAGTAAAATCTTACCATGCAAAATAACTTCAGGTGAAAATACTCAAGAGAAGCTATAAACTTGCATTTTAGGAAATGTAGAATCCAACATTTTTGATGGTTAACTAGggattaataattattttataactgctttattttaattattatttgtctCTCATAGGTCTCCCAGTTTTCTAGAGCTCCGGCACTAAATCACTTATGTACtcctttaaatttgaaaaatcaCAGCCCACTCACTAATATTTAAACTCCAGCTATTCAAATCTTATGTATTAGTGATCCGATTTAAAGAGTAGAATGCACATAACCAAAGACCAGTGGTGACCTCCAAGTCGATCAGCATCTCATTTAGTGCTAACAACTatttaaatgcagtataatagaatttttaatatttattttatagaatATCCCTTTGCTTTTAGGTCAAAAGTCCCTTTTCTTAAGAGGGATTAAATGCACTCAATTTCCACTTCGTTAGGTACACCTAGCAAACACAGGGCTGTTTTATGTGTGCGCACTGGCAGCTTAAATCTGCATTGCTCAACGTAAATATGGTGGGGGAAATATTAGGGACACCTCTTATGTAtgtaaaacactgcagcctccaaaatgaccattaaGTTGAATTAACATCTGTCTCACCTTCATTCAGATAGGATTCATTAGTTTTCCCAATAAACGGAGTGGATATTTAACTGTAGACCTCACATAAAAATTCGGTCCTGGTGAGCTGAGCTGGCGAAATGTAAGAAAAAGAATCTGTAAATGAGGATGTAATTATTCCAGTCATCCACTAGAGTGTGCTGACAGTCAATCAGGCATCCACTAGAAACCCTCTCCAGTACCTTCACTAAAACCTTGTCGCAGTATCTCCAGCACCCAATCTAAACTTGAGTAcctcagaagaagaagacctgTTAAAACCCAGCAGAATATTACTGCAGTGTCAGTAATATCCATCCATGGAGCttagcacacacatacatgacactgctctgtctaaacaccagaTGAGGAAGTTTTCCATGGGCAATGTCAAACTAAAATTAATTGAATTGAGCTTGTTCAGACAAACAGATGAACAAGATTtcaggatgttgttgttgtctgctCAGTGGATTTTTGGGAACGATGTGGACGTGAGAAATCAGATGTTTCCTGCTCTCAGGATTGATTGGGGATTGAGCGGTTTACTAGTACTCTGATccaatggaaacacacacacagcactgagAAGACGAGTTCACCTCAGATCCTTCACAGCAAGATGTCTCTTGCCCCACACAGATGCACACCGTGTGCTGGTGCTTTACAGAGAAGCTGCGGTTAGCATTTCTCAATGTCTGCCTCCAATTACTGCCGACAcacactgtctctgtctctccaacTTGCCAAAACTGACAGATGCTGATGGCCCGGGATGAATGAGTGCTCGCTGCCAGATTGCTTAGTAATATCCCTGCCTATGGGCAAAGCTACATGAAATGGCAGGGAGGCTTGTCTGCTGACTTGCCCCATCAGTTTGTGCTGCAGGCACAGGAACCAGAAGTGAGAAGATTGAAAACAACTTCAGCAAAGTGGTGACAAAAGctccttgtttttctttccacacTCTTATGTTCTGTTACTATATTTGGACCACACACATTTGTCTAAAAAGGTTAAAGGAATACTTTGTGGGAAATACAGTATTAGCCCTTGATGAGAGTTCAATTGGAATATTGATAGCCAGCAGCcagattagcttagcttagcataaagacttgaaacagagggaaaaggctagcctggttctgtccaaactttaacaaaatatgtCTAGCAGAACCTCTAACGTGttatatttgtatgtttgtttaaattctATTCTCAGCTTCAGGAAGAGCCAGGTCAGCTGTCTCCCCTTGTCACCACAtgttgtgctaagctaagctaatcggtTGCTGGCTCATATATGCGAGTGGTATCAATCctttcatctaactcttgacaagaaagcgaataagcaaataatttcccaaaatgtcaaagtattcTTCAAGTTTCAAATTTATGTGGCAGATGTGGAAAACCGCTGGCATATTAACAACTGCAAATGGTGAATTTCTCATTCAtggcacaaacagacaaaattagAAACCTTACATTTTTGTTCACAATATAGAACACGttgaagtttattttaaaaaatttaaatggttCAAGGAATAGTTATCTGATAAGGTTACAGCCAGCTGCTAGTTAACACGTTACATCTACAGCGTTATGCAGGGGATGTGGTGAGTAAATcagtgagctttaaaggtgctaGACAGATTTTTTATCTTTGGACAGGGCCAGGCCAGCTgattccccctgtttccaggcTCCCTGCTccaagctaaccggctgctggcagTGGCTTAATGTTTAGAGGACAGACATTAAGGGGTATCGGTCTCCGCAGCTcgctaattaacacattatgtcatttttgtttttatcctttaaAAACCctaaactgtaaaaataaataaatgaataaaaataacaagTTGCAATTTCACATGGGTGAAATGTGCCAGACTAATTATTGGGTgggagcagtgacttcctgaaGCTGAAGTCTTCCTGAAGCTAgcctagctgtttccccctgtttccagtcttaatgctaagctaagctaaacgcctgctggctgtagctttatattcaGCAGACAGATtagagagtggtatcaatcttctcatttaactcgtGGCAAGcaaataaatgttgaactattcctgtagcttttcatatttttgtcTCGTGTCCTGCCTCAGTGTTGTGCATAAATCCATTTTTTGTTTCTGCATGCTGAGTGAATTTGTGTCTTTTGGTTTTCTTtctcagttttttgttttgtgaatatTTGGTGTGTGTGCTGTACCGTACTACACATACGTACATTAAGCTCATTATCAGGTGCTTAATAGTCTAATGTCAGCTGCGCTTGTGGAGCTGTTTTGTTTAACTCACTAAGGTCTGTAAACTTGCAACTTACACTGATCTTATATCTTATCTaaattgtgtttaaatgtgGAGTTTCATTTTCCGAATTACACAGAAATCAGGCTAAGGAACGTTTCTAGTAGCTGTTGCTTTTACTGAAGCTTGAATCCTCAAATAACCTCTCGCCTGAGGGCATGCCATTGGGTAATTTCGGGCTTTTCAGGCTTCCCTATTATTTAATTCCACGAAATGTTTTCCTGACTGAAAAAGAATAAGCCTATCATTTCCTACGTATTTGTAGCCCCGAGATGTATCCGTCCACACTGGGTTTGACAGTTTATTAATTCCGCCTCCATATGAAACGTGTCATTTGTACATGACAGGTTCAGACTGTGTGAGGGCCGTATAAGGTGAGCCGCCTTCTGCATATCCCCGGGGAAGTGATGGGATATGTTTTCTCTCATTTCAGCAATAAGCTTGAAGTAGTATCTAATGAAAAGTTTGCATACATCGGATGAGATTTTTACAGTCAGGTTGTGCAGACAGTGATACAGATGAGAGAACTAGAAGAATGTTAGGTTTGAAGTCAGTTCATAAATCACAGGAAAGCCCCAGACATATAGTAGTAAATAGTAAATTCTTGGTCAAATAAGCTGATATAGTTAATTATACATGCAGAATTTGTGCAGTTGTTTGTCATGGAGCATATGCGTATATAATCCTTCTTACAGGATTGAGACCTACAGCCCTGGAAGCTCGGCAAGCTTGAGATAAACagactttatttatttgcttgtcaggcacacacacacatacactaaaaTCACCATGTCTGCATCGAGAACAAATAATCTCCCGCACAAACACTTAGACACAGCAGGAGTCCACAGTTATTGCACTGGAAGGCGGGCTAATAGCTCCCCTGTCCTCAGCTGAACTGTGGAGGAAACCAGTCCAAGTAGTTTACACAGGAAAGGAATGAGCAGAGCAAATTATAATAACACCTTCATTCATTAAATGCTCTGCCATGCAGCCGTGCAGCACATCACCTGATTttcaaagtctgtttttatttttttgtataaaatTACACTGTCCTCATCTCACCTCTCCTGGCCTGCGAGTCAGATTGGAAAAGGGGTGTATTCAAAGCTAgttgtgttttctattttaagTCCTAGGTATGAAGCCAAACTCATAAATGAAAACTTGGGAGCGCTGGGTGATAACCTGTTATAATGTTGCAATTACGCTTTTCTTGTCAATATAATGttctactgttttttttctggaacTTGTGCATCTTGAGAATGAGTCTGAAAAGTTTCCATAAATCCACACAAAGTGGTTGTATTGACTAATCCTGTGTACAAAGACATGCTTTGTAGAATGTAGAGCATGTATACTGTAAGTTTTAAGTCCACGGCTGAATGTTGGCAAAAGAATGGAAATTGCTGTGCAGCGGCAGTCACGTATCACAGGTCATGTGTAGTCACTGTTGAGAAAGGAGAAACAATTAATTAACTctaaacatttactgtatatgtacatttgtttatttagtcagACTTTTAATTAACAGTActtcaaatattttacacagtACAGCAAGTATTTTAGTTAGATTTAATTtgattagatttatttttacaatgcaCCAAACTTAGgagaataaatgtatttgtatttatttatttgaacatttttcattttatattatcATGTCAAacttaaacaaaatatttgtgcATTAGGTATTGTTGATCAcagctttctttctttatgaCTAATCAGTTAGAGACCATGAATGTGAAAGAGTTTCACTGACAATATTATAATGTGAAATAAGTTATTACATTCTAATATAAGGAGAAAACATTAATCCAATGTTTGTTAAGCACTCAAACTTTTTATCTGTATAATAAAAGAGATCAAATCTAAATAGAATTTCTCCACAAAACTTGGTAAAGAGCACCTACAGAGGCTGATCCTGGAACCCTTGAAGTGTTTATTACTGGCATATTTTGTTGCAGcaaaaacagatgttttttaattatGAGAATCAAACATTTAAGGAAATCATCTCTATTATTACTGAAAAGTGTCTATTCTTTCAACAGGTAAGTCAAGATAAAATTGAGTTACATATTTGCAAATCAAAAATAAGAGTAGTGTGCTGTCATAGTCAGTATATAGCTTATTAAAACCAAAGTACAATTAATGTGTGCAGGCGTACTGCATCATTTGTAATTATTGCAACTAGAAAGCAAAAGCATACAGTGCAGCACATAGGCTGTTGAATTCTATGTGTGTTAGCTGAACATGTGGTTTTAGTTTGTACGATCGTTAAATAATATGTCTAAGTTACAAATTGCCTTTGTGTCTCTTCTCTCCGTGCGTCCTCACGCACAGTGCGCTCTGGCGCCGCTGGAACCCGCAAAGGGTTAAACGGGGTTACCAGCAATCCTTTTAACAGGCAGGTGCCCCGCCAGTCCCAGCCCAAAGCTTACCACTGACTTTTTTAAAACGGTTCTTCCAACATCTCAAGAGCAACTCAAAACTGTCATGTGGCGAGTAACGTGGCGAGTGATGTTAACGGTGGTGGTAGTATAAATAGAGCATCATCGCTGCAGAAGTGGAATACCAAACTGGATCAATCAGCTGACACACATCGTCCTGACTCGCAGACTCACACACGTGTGATGCGCTTTTGAATTGTGTCGTCGTTTTACCTACTTTTATATTCAGAGAAGTGGAGTTTGCTTCCTGCTGAATCACAgaaatctacaagtaaaaaaaacaaacaaacaaacaaaaaaggttcACCACTTGTTGAGTTGTGTACCGCTCTGGAGATGTGGTGGATGCTGTTTCCACGCTGGATCTGGTTCCTGgcgtgtgtgtcagtgtggatgGAGCACGAGGTCGGAGTTTTGCCTCATATCACCTATTCACACGCGGGGATCTGTCCTAATGACATGAACCCCAACCTGTGGGTGGATGCAATGAGCACCTGCACAAGAGAGTGTGAATCTGATCAGGTGAGTAACCTTTTAGAATTAAGTATTGTATTTTTAACCACATgacagtttttaaatgtttaattcgTTATTTTGCATGCAGTTTGTGTATTATATCAATCATATCTGATCTGTTTTTATCCACTTGCATCTCTGAAATTTGTCAGTTAGCCTATAATTAATCTCTTTTCTGTGTTCTAATTGTATACATTCGGACTGTATGAAAATGTCTTCCAGATGCACACAGCCTCCTGCATCTGTAatttctcctttctcctctttcAGGAGTGTGAGTCTTTTGAGAAGTGTTGCCAAAATGTGTGTGGGAATCGGAGTTGTGTGGCAGCCCGTTACGTAGACGGCAAAAAAGGCCCCATGGGAATGCCCAAAGAAGCCACTTGCGCCAGTTTTATGTGCACCCAGCAGGGGTCTGAGTGTGACATCTGGGACGGCCAGCCGGTGTGTAAGTGCAGGGACCGCTGCGAGAGGGAGCCGCACTTCACCTGCGCTTCCGACGGCATGACCTACTACAACAAGTGCTACATGGATGCTGAGGCGTGCTCTAAGGGCATCACCCTGTCCGTCGTCACCTGCCGATTCCACCTCACCTGGCCCAACACTAGCCCCTCGCTGCCGCAGGCGACCACTCTTCGCCCTACCACTGCTCCACTTCAGGCAACTATCCCACCTCCCACTGAGCCTCAGCCACCCGTTGTGGTCAGCAGCCCCGCTCACCAGACTGTAAACGTGGGTGACACAGCCAGCTTCCTGTGTGATGTGACAGGTCGCCCCCGGCCCGAGATCACTTGGGAGAAGCAGCTGccagaggaggtggagagggTAGTCATGAGGCCTAATCATGTGCGAGGGAATATGGTGGTCACTAACATAGGTCAGCTGGTCATCTACAACGCCCAGCCGCATGATTCAGGAGTCTACACCTGCACTGCTCAGAACCCATCTGGCTCCGTGCAGGCCAACCACCCGCTCACTGTGCTGCCCACAGAGCCACCCAAGACCCCCGAGGCCAAGAATGTGACGCGCTGCCTGCCCAAGGAGTGTCTGAAACCCCCTGATAACCCTGAAGATTGTGGGAGCGAGCTGGAGAAAGTCAGCTGGTACTATGAGCCCAAGACCAACAACTGCTTCTCCTTCACCCACTgccacagcaacaacagccaGCAGCCCAGGAAGGTGTTGGAGACATACGAGGAGTGCATGCAGTGCTGCGGCCCCGAGTTGTCGGGCCCCTGTGGGCTCCCCAGCCTGCAGGGACCCTGTAAGGCCTACGAGCCACGCTGGGCTTACAGCAGCACCCTGCGGCAGTGTCAGTCCTTCATCTACGGTGGATGTGAGGGCAACGACAACAACTTTGAATCTAAAGAAGCCTGCGAGGAGATGTGCCCCTACCCGAAAAACCACCACTGCAAGGCCTGCAAGCCAAGAGGCAAGATGGTGACGAGCTTCTGCCGGAGCGACTTCGTCATCCTGGGGCGCATGACAGAGCTGACGGAGGAGAAGGACTCAGGCCATGCCCTTGTGGCTGTGGATGAGATCCTCAAGGATGAGAAGATGGGTTTACGCTTCTTTGGCAAGGAGCCTCTTGAGGTCACCTTCCTCAACATGGACTGGAACTGCCCGTGCCCAAACATCACGGCCGCCGCCGCTGAGGGACAGGTCATCATTATGGGAAACGCGAACGACGGCATGGCCGTCCTTCAGCCGGAGAGCTATGTCGGTGCGTCCAGCCCTCGCCGTGTGCGAAAGCTGAGAGAGGTCATCTCCAAGAACACGTGTGACATTCTCAAAGCGATCACCAACAGccctcaatagggtttagggtCAGGGATATAATCTCTACATAAAGTTTAGAGTTAGAAAACCTCTCTTGACTCAACAGGCTGTTACATTCTGAACATTTATTACAGGAAATTTTGAATTTTGGGACCATTCTTGCTAAATTTAATgggtttctttctgtttttgaaaGTTGTCAGGAGCTCCTGATGGGGAACCCTGTCATGTGaaattttgtatttccttttgTGTGGTCTGTTCACAGCAGAGCTTTTCTGTTATGGTGCGGTCATTGGTGTTGTTGATTGAAATACCATGAGACATCCATCATGATCCTCTTGTTACCCCAGACTGCGTCCTCCCTCATGCCCTCTTTTGCCTCCAGCAGAAATGGAGGTTGCAGACTTGCATGAAAGCACAAAACAGACACAATTGAGTTTAATTTTTTATGTATGT contains these protein-coding regions:
- the abcc3 gene encoding ATP-binding cassette sub-family C member 3 isoform X8; translated protein: MDAHFLRFYVATSRQLKRLESVSRSPIYSHFSETVTGSSVIRAYGRHSTFVLMSDKRVDDNQKSYYPGIVSNRWLGVRIEFIGNCIVLFAALFAVTGKESLNPGLVGLSVSYALQVTMSLNWMVRMSSDLESNIVAVERVKEYSETKPEAPWEVEDKKPPPEWPMEGNVEFRDYSVRYREGLDLVLKKLSLSVKGGEKIGIVGRTGAGKSSMTLCLFRLLEAAAGEITIDEVKISEIGLHDLRSQLTIIPQEPVLFSGTLRMNLDPFERYSDDELWKALEHSHLHRFVSNQPAKLDLECSEGGENLSVGQRQLVCLARALLRKTRILILDEATAAIDLETDDLIQSTIRTQFEDCTVFTIAHRLNTILDYTRVLVLDKGQVAEFDTPSNLLSKRGIFYGMAKDAGLTQ
- the LOC123983259 gene encoding WAP, Kazal, immunoglobulin, Kunitz and NTR domain-containing protein 2-like, translating into MWWMLFPRWIWFLACVSVWMEHEVGVLPHITYSHAGICPNDMNPNLWVDAMSTCTRECESDQECESFEKCCQNVCGNRSCVAARYVDGKKGPMGMPKEATCASFMCTQQGSECDIWDGQPVCKCRDRCEREPHFTCASDGMTYYNKCYMDAEACSKGITLSVVTCRFHLTWPNTSPSLPQATTLRPTTAPLQATIPPPTEPQPPVVVSSPAHQTVNVGDTASFLCDVTGRPRPEITWEKQLPEEVERVVMRPNHVRGNMVVTNIGQLVIYNAQPHDSGVYTCTAQNPSGSVQANHPLTVLPTEPPKTPEAKNVTRCLPKECLKPPDNPEDCGSELEKVSWYYEPKTNNCFSFTHCHSNNSQQPRKVLETYEECMQCCGPELSGPCGLPSLQGPCKAYEPRWAYSSTLRQCQSFIYGGCEGNDNNFESKEACEEMCPYPKNHHCKACKPRGKMVTSFCRSDFVILGRMTELTEEKDSGHALVAVDEILKDEKMGLRFFGKEPLEVTFLNMDWNCPCPNITAAAAEGQVIIMGNANDGMAVLQPESYVGASSPRRVRKLREVISKNTCDILKAITNSPQ
- the abcc3 gene encoding ATP-binding cassette sub-family C member 3 isoform X7, whose translation is MLQAAKLMHHNLLQGVLRAPQAFFESTPTGRLLNRFSKDIDTIDSHIPDNIDIWMRTFWYTLNVLLICSALTPMFLIVIVPLMVFYWWVQRFYVATSRQLKRLESVSRSPIYSHFSETVTGSSVIRAYGRHSTFVLMSDKRVDDNQKSYYPGIVSNRWLGVRIEFIGNCIVLFAALFAVTGKESLNPGLVGLSVSYALQVTMSLNWMVRMSSDLESNIVAVERVKEYSETKPEAPWEVEDKKPPPEWPMEGNVEFRDYSVRYREGLDLVLKKLSLSVKGGEKIGIVGRTGAGKSSMTLCLFRLLEAAAGEITIDEVKISEIGLHDLRSQLTIIPQEPVLFSGTLRMNLDPFERYSDDELWKALEHSHLHRFVSNQPAKLDLECSEGGENLSVGQRQLVCLARALLRKTRILILDEATAAIDLETDDLIQSTIRTQFEDCTVFTIAHRLNTILDYTRVLVLDKGQVAEFDTPSNLLSKRGIFYGMAKDAGLTQ